The Lacipirellulaceae bacterium genome contains a region encoding:
- the rny gene encoding ribonuclease Y gives MNNQLLSLILSSPPLAAIEGFQVALVALVAAGMGMGLIKGLDYLRKRDADKEAADIIGRAEVEAAARRKEAAVEAREMALQEKANLEKENEEIRRGLHDRERKLDKQEDGLAHRQEQMQKQEKMVEANQRRLSEKIEDADQRQKELNDLLDLERQTMHQLSGLNAEEAEAKLLERLEKELVREQGAMILKYEKQAAEKCQAVGRELLITSIQRFAAAHTAESTTSTVDIPNDDMKGRIIGREGRNIRALEKATGVDVIIDDTPGVVIVSAFDPVRREIARISLNKLIADGRIHPTRIEELVAETEKEIDGEIRKHGEEAMQEAQVFGLHDRVIELLGRLKYRTSYSQNVLRHSIEVSFITGMLAEEMGMDGELARRAGLLHDIGKAADHDLEGGHPKIGADLLKRFGEGPEVVHAALGHHDDIRPDMPYTVLCAAADACSASRPGARRETLDRYIKRMQELETIATNFSGVRQAFAIQAGREVRVIASAKDTTDESAAKICRDIAKAFEEQLTYPGEIKVTLIRETRVTETAH, from the coding sequence ATGAATAATCAATTACTCTCACTGATTCTGTCGTCACCACCACTTGCAGCGATTGAAGGGTTTCAAGTGGCACTAGTTGCCCTTGTCGCGGCCGGTATGGGCATGGGGCTGATCAAGGGCCTCGATTACCTGCGGAAACGCGATGCGGACAAGGAAGCAGCGGACATCATCGGGCGGGCTGAGGTCGAAGCTGCTGCTCGACGTAAGGAAGCAGCCGTCGAAGCTCGAGAGATGGCCTTGCAGGAAAAGGCTAATCTCGAAAAAGAAAATGAGGAGATTCGTCGTGGCCTGCACGACCGCGAGCGAAAGCTCGATAAGCAAGAAGACGGCCTTGCTCACCGCCAGGAACAGATGCAGAAGCAAGAAAAAATGGTCGAAGCCAACCAGCGACGGCTCTCCGAGAAAATCGAAGACGCCGACCAACGCCAGAAGGAGCTCAACGACCTGCTCGATCTCGAACGCCAAACGATGCACCAATTGAGCGGCCTCAATGCGGAAGAAGCCGAGGCGAAGTTGCTCGAACGGCTTGAAAAAGAGCTTGTTCGTGAGCAAGGCGCAATGATCCTCAAGTACGAAAAGCAGGCGGCTGAGAAGTGCCAGGCAGTTGGTAGGGAATTGCTGATTACCTCCATCCAACGCTTTGCCGCGGCCCACACGGCAGAATCAACGACCAGTACGGTCGATATTCCCAACGACGATATGAAGGGCCGTATCATCGGTCGCGAAGGGCGCAACATTCGAGCGCTCGAAAAAGCGACTGGTGTCGATGTGATCATTGACGATACACCCGGCGTGGTGATTGTGAGTGCCTTCGATCCCGTGCGACGCGAGATTGCTCGCATCTCGCTGAACAAACTGATTGCTGACGGTCGGATTCACCCAACGCGTATCGAAGAGCTGGTAGCCGAGACGGAGAAGGAAATTGACGGCGAGATTCGCAAACATGGCGAGGAGGCAATGCAAGAGGCACAAGTCTTCGGCCTGCACGACCGAGTAATCGAACTATTGGGACGGCTCAAGTACCGAACGAGTTACAGCCAAAACGTGTTGCGCCACTCCATTGAGGTGTCGTTCATCACAGGCATGCTTGCTGAAGAAATGGGGATGGATGGTGAATTAGCCCGCCGTGCCGGCTTGCTACACGACATTGGCAAAGCGGCCGATCACGACTTGGAAGGCGGCCATCCGAAGATTGGTGCTGACCTCCTGAAACGCTTCGGCGAGGGGCCGGAAGTTGTTCACGCAGCACTGGGCCATCACGACGACATTCGCCCCGATATGCCATACACCGTACTGTGTGCGGCGGCCGACGCTTGCAGCGCGTCGCGGCCCGGAGCCCGTCGCGAGACGCTCGATCGCTACATCAAGCGAATGCAAGAATTGGAAACAATCGCCACGAACTTCAGCGGCGTTCGTCAAGCCTTCGCCATCCAAGCGGGCCGCGAGGTACGCGTCATCGCCAGCGCCAAGGACACCACTGACGAGTCCGCCGCGAAGATCTGCCGCGATATCGCGAAAGCGTTTGAGGAGCAACTCACGTATCCCGGTGAGATCAAGGTGACCCTCATTCGCGAAACGCGCGTCACCGAGACGGCCCACTGA
- a CDS encoding TIGR00282 family metallophosphoesterase produces MRLLFIGDIVGKPGREIVIEAVGKLREEHQLDLVIANAENAAGGSGLTPAIYKELVKAGVDAITLGDHVYRRKEIYTVLQREENIVRPANLPAEAVGRQWTTVTAADGTIVGICCLLGQLFMKPMDNPWRAADRVLTEMPTDVRVRFVDFHVEATSEAQTMGRYLDGRVSAVLGTHTHVPTADECLLPEGTAFQCDVGMTGPHESILGRRIDRVMETTLTSNPTQFEVASKDVRLNGTIVEIDPQTGKATSIERLCYRSGQK; encoded by the coding sequence ATGCGATTACTCTTCATCGGTGACATCGTCGGCAAGCCCGGGCGGGAAATCGTCATTGAGGCGGTTGGTAAGCTGCGCGAGGAGCATCAACTCGACCTGGTGATCGCTAATGCGGAGAACGCCGCCGGCGGATCGGGCCTGACTCCGGCGATCTACAAAGAGCTGGTCAAGGCCGGGGTCGATGCCATTACGCTGGGAGATCACGTCTATAGGCGGAAGGAAATCTACACAGTGCTTCAACGGGAAGAGAACATCGTGCGGCCAGCGAATCTTCCCGCGGAGGCGGTCGGCAGACAGTGGACGACGGTCACGGCGGCCGATGGTACGATCGTGGGGATTTGTTGCCTGCTCGGGCAGTTGTTCATGAAGCCGATGGACAACCCGTGGCGGGCGGCTGATCGGGTGTTGACGGAAATGCCGACCGACGTGCGGGTTCGCTTCGTTGATTTCCACGTCGAGGCAACCAGCGAAGCCCAAACGATGGGCCGTTACCTCGATGGTCGTGTTTCAGCTGTCCTTGGCACACACACCCACGTCCCAACCGCCGACGAATGCTTGCTTCCTGAGGGGACCGCTTTCCAATGCGACGTCGGCATGACGGGCCCCCATGAAAGCATTTTGGGACGACGCATCGACCGCGTCATGGAAACTACTCTGACCTCCAACCCGACCCAATTTGAAGTCGCCTCAAAGGACGTGCGGCTCAACGGGACTATCGTCG